In a genomic window of Magnolia sinica isolate HGM2019 chromosome 14, MsV1, whole genome shotgun sequence:
- the LOC131224688 gene encoding DEAD-box ATP-dependent RNA helicase 50 isoform X1: protein MLAKAPLKLPESLQYFKKERLLFASERMRCPKSAPFSVRAAYTRKPTGTPGAYQLIDDDTGDKFIVWGGADDAPDSPIPPKKILSWKPGNARSRQHVEKKGNMQGTRMGEVFDTTGVEPTISTVNGGKTTPSAGIFSASFGRLKAQRVRALIKKSPRIKQENIDSRRLDNEDMLSDQSDGSDSEEEFVVREHGYKGSMLTAAREQIAKDNVLGNEMIPDTNHSYAIPKYNRKPVLEDQSTSVKARGGNSVVTERNVAVPRAASSLRGWSNSSSYQKTMVDLTYPSKQRKKMSADGGFFSRKSFKDLGCSEDMIESLRAQLFIRPSHIQAMAYVPVSKGKSCIIADQSGSGKTLAYLAPVIQRLRQEELQGLSKSSPRSPRVVILVPTTELASQVLNNCRSISKFGVPFRSMVATGGFRQKTQLENLQQDLDVLIATPGRFIFLLQEGLLQLTNLKCAVLDEVDILFGDEGFEQVLQSLIYSVPMTTQYLFVTATLPLDIYNKLVQVFPDCEAVMGPGMHRTSSGLEEALVDCSGDDGEEKTPETAFLNKKSALLQIVEETPVPKTIIFCNKIETCRKVENVLKRIDRKGLRLRVLPFHAAVAQELRLANMKEFLSSQSKDCMFLICTDRASRGIDFANVDHVVLFDFPRDPSEYVRRVGRTARGAGGKGRAFAFVVGKQVSLARRIMERNQKGHPLHDVPAAYELVNSTL from the exons ATGTTGGCGAAAGCTCCTCTAAAATTGCCGGAATCCCTGCAATATTTCAAGAAAGAGAGACTCCTCTTCGCTAGTGAGCGAATGAGATGCCCCAAATCAGCGCCTTTTTCTGTCAGGGCTGCTTACACTCGGAAACCCACTGGAACTCCCGGTGCTTATCAGCTGATTGACGATGACACTGGTGACAAATTCATTGTCTGGGGCGGCGCCGATGATGCTCCTGattctcccattcctcccaaaaAGATCCTTTCTTGGAAGCCTGGTAATGCCCGTTCCCGCCAACACGTAGAGAAGAAGGGTAACATGCAGGGAACTCGAATGGGAG AGGTTTTTGATACCACAGGAGTTGAACCGACTATTTCTACTGTGAATGGTGGTAAAACCACACCCAGTGCAGGCATCTTTTCTGCAAGTTTTGGTAGATTAAAGGCTCAACGTGTAAGAGCACTGATTAAAAAATCTCCCCGAATAAAGCAAGAAAATATTGATAGTAGGAGGTTGGACAATGAAGATATGCTTTCAGATCAATCTGATGGCTCAGATTCAGAAGAAGAGTTTGTGGTGAGAGAGCATGGGTATAAAGGAAGCATGTTAACAGCAGCCCGGGAGCAAATTGCGAAAGATAATGTGCTAGGTAATGAGATGATTCCGGATACTAACCATTCTTATGCCATCCCAAAATACAATCGTAAGCCTGTTTTGGAAGATCAGAGTACATCGGTGAAAGCTCGTGGAGGTAATTCGGTAGTAACTGAACGAAATGTTGCAGTCCCAAGAGCCGCTTCTTCCTTAAGAGGATGGAGTAATTCTAGTTCATACCAGAAGACTATGGTTGATTTGACATATCCTTCCAAGCAGCGGAAGAAAATGTCCGCCGATGGTGGATTTTTCAGCAGGAAATCGTTTAAAGATTTAGGATGCAGCGAGGATATGATCGAGTCTCTGAGGGCTCAGCTTTTCATTCGGCCTTCACACATTCAG GCAATGGCATATGTGCCCGTTTCGAAAGgaaaaagttgtatcatagctgATCAAAGTGGATCAGGGAAGACATTAGCGTATCTTGCACCAGTTATTCAGCGTCTAAGGCAAGAAGAGCTACAAGGACTCAGTAAGTCCTCACCAAGAAGTCCTCGGGTGGTTATATTGGTTCCAACTACTGAATTGGCTTCTCAG GTGCTAAATAATTGccgatccatatcaaagtttggGGTCCCATTCAGATCAATGGTTGCAACCGGTGGTTTTCGGCAGAAAACACAATTGGAAAACCTTCAACAAGATTTGGACGTTCTGATAGCAACACCGGGTCGTTTTATCTTCCTCCTCCAAGAAGGCCTTCTGCAGTTAACCAACCTTAAATG CGCTGTTTTAGATGAGGTAGATATACTCTTTGGTGATGAAGGCTTTGAacaagttttgcaaagcttaatTTACTCAGTACCTATGACGACACAATATCTTTTCGTCACTGCAACTTTACCATTGGATATCTACAACAAGCTAGTGCAAGTGTTTCCTGATTGTGAAGCGGTCATGGGACCTGGCATGCACCGTACAAGCTCTGGCCTTGAGGAG GCTCTTGTAGATTGCAGTGGAGATGATGGAGAGGAGAAAACTCCAGAAACTGCCTTTCTGAATAAAAAATCTGCGCTGCTGCAGATTGTAGAGGAAACACCGGTTCCGAAAACTATTATCTTTTGCAATAAG ATAGAGACATGTAGAAAAGTTGAGAATGTATTGAAACGCATTGATAGGAAAGGACTTCGTCTCCGAGTCTTGCCATTCCATGCGGCTGTGGCACAGGAATTACGTCTCGCAAATATGAAGGAGTTTCTCAGTTCGCAGTCCAAAGATTGTATGTTCCTGATTTGCACTGACAG AGCATCACGAGGGATAGACTTTGCCAACGTGGATCACGTGGTGCTCTTTGATTTTCCTCGGGATCCAAGTGAGTACGTCCGTCGTGTTGGAAGAACTGCCAGAGGTGCTGGCGGCAAGGGAAGGGCATTTGCATTTGTGGTTGGTAAGCAGGTTTCCTTGGCTCGGAGGATAATGGAAAGAAATCAAAAGGGCCATCCGCTGCATGATGTGCCTGCTGCATATGAACTGGTGAACTCCACACTGTAA
- the LOC131224691 gene encoding uncharacterized protein LOC131224691 isoform X3, with product MENKGLEAVMKRKRTTEENEEKLADADPEEVVEEETEANVAGSEEMEMNISHVLERIERFTQQVSELLEAGKTMFKDLSAEFEERMVSIHREQIEKWQDEIKELRMLDASNEQASNRLHNARYLLQNVHMNS from the exons atggagaataaaggGCTTGAGGCTGTGATGAAACGCAAGCGAACAACG GAAGAAAATGAGGAAAAGTTAGCAGACGCAGACCCAGAAGAGGTGGTTGAAGAAGAGACTGAAGCAAATGTTGCTGGATCAGAAGAGATGGAAATGAATATCAGTCATGTTCTTGAGAGGATTGAACGGTTCACTCAACAA GTATCAGAGCTACTAGAAGCAGGAAAGACCATGTTCAAGGATCTGAGTGCTGAATTTGAAGAGCGAATGGTTTC AATACACAGAGAACAGATTGAAAAATGGCAAGATGAGATCAAGGAGCTGCGAATGCTTGATGCATCGAATGAACAAGCCAGTAACCGTTTGCATAACGCTCGGTATCTACTTCAGAATGTTCATATGAACTCTTGA
- the LOC131224688 gene encoding DEAD-box ATP-dependent RNA helicase 50 isoform X2, whose amino-acid sequence MLAKAPLKLPESLQYFKKERLLFASERMRCPKSAPFSVRAAYTRKPTGTPGAYQLIDDDTGDKFIVWGGADDAPDSPIPPKKILSWKPGNARSRQHVEKKGNMQGTRMGGVEPTISTVNGGKTTPSAGIFSASFGRLKAQRVRALIKKSPRIKQENIDSRRLDNEDMLSDQSDGSDSEEEFVVREHGYKGSMLTAAREQIAKDNVLGNEMIPDTNHSYAIPKYNRKPVLEDQSTSVKARGGNSVVTERNVAVPRAASSLRGWSNSSSYQKTMVDLTYPSKQRKKMSADGGFFSRKSFKDLGCSEDMIESLRAQLFIRPSHIQAMAYVPVSKGKSCIIADQSGSGKTLAYLAPVIQRLRQEELQGLSKSSPRSPRVVILVPTTELASQVLNNCRSISKFGVPFRSMVATGGFRQKTQLENLQQDLDVLIATPGRFIFLLQEGLLQLTNLKCAVLDEVDILFGDEGFEQVLQSLIYSVPMTTQYLFVTATLPLDIYNKLVQVFPDCEAVMGPGMHRTSSGLEEALVDCSGDDGEEKTPETAFLNKKSALLQIVEETPVPKTIIFCNKIETCRKVENVLKRIDRKGLRLRVLPFHAAVAQELRLANMKEFLSSQSKDCMFLICTDRASRGIDFANVDHVVLFDFPRDPSEYVRRVGRTARGAGGKGRAFAFVVGKQVSLARRIMERNQKGHPLHDVPAAYELVNSTL is encoded by the exons ATGTTGGCGAAAGCTCCTCTAAAATTGCCGGAATCCCTGCAATATTTCAAGAAAGAGAGACTCCTCTTCGCTAGTGAGCGAATGAGATGCCCCAAATCAGCGCCTTTTTCTGTCAGGGCTGCTTACACTCGGAAACCCACTGGAACTCCCGGTGCTTATCAGCTGATTGACGATGACACTGGTGACAAATTCATTGTCTGGGGCGGCGCCGATGATGCTCCTGattctcccattcctcccaaaaAGATCCTTTCTTGGAAGCCTGGTAATGCCCGTTCCCGCCAACACGTAGAGAAGAAGGGTAACATGCAGGGAACTCGAATGGGAG GAGTTGAACCGACTATTTCTACTGTGAATGGTGGTAAAACCACACCCAGTGCAGGCATCTTTTCTGCAAGTTTTGGTAGATTAAAGGCTCAACGTGTAAGAGCACTGATTAAAAAATCTCCCCGAATAAAGCAAGAAAATATTGATAGTAGGAGGTTGGACAATGAAGATATGCTTTCAGATCAATCTGATGGCTCAGATTCAGAAGAAGAGTTTGTGGTGAGAGAGCATGGGTATAAAGGAAGCATGTTAACAGCAGCCCGGGAGCAAATTGCGAAAGATAATGTGCTAGGTAATGAGATGATTCCGGATACTAACCATTCTTATGCCATCCCAAAATACAATCGTAAGCCTGTTTTGGAAGATCAGAGTACATCGGTGAAAGCTCGTGGAGGTAATTCGGTAGTAACTGAACGAAATGTTGCAGTCCCAAGAGCCGCTTCTTCCTTAAGAGGATGGAGTAATTCTAGTTCATACCAGAAGACTATGGTTGATTTGACATATCCTTCCAAGCAGCGGAAGAAAATGTCCGCCGATGGTGGATTTTTCAGCAGGAAATCGTTTAAAGATTTAGGATGCAGCGAGGATATGATCGAGTCTCTGAGGGCTCAGCTTTTCATTCGGCCTTCACACATTCAG GCAATGGCATATGTGCCCGTTTCGAAAGgaaaaagttgtatcatagctgATCAAAGTGGATCAGGGAAGACATTAGCGTATCTTGCACCAGTTATTCAGCGTCTAAGGCAAGAAGAGCTACAAGGACTCAGTAAGTCCTCACCAAGAAGTCCTCGGGTGGTTATATTGGTTCCAACTACTGAATTGGCTTCTCAG GTGCTAAATAATTGccgatccatatcaaagtttggGGTCCCATTCAGATCAATGGTTGCAACCGGTGGTTTTCGGCAGAAAACACAATTGGAAAACCTTCAACAAGATTTGGACGTTCTGATAGCAACACCGGGTCGTTTTATCTTCCTCCTCCAAGAAGGCCTTCTGCAGTTAACCAACCTTAAATG CGCTGTTTTAGATGAGGTAGATATACTCTTTGGTGATGAAGGCTTTGAacaagttttgcaaagcttaatTTACTCAGTACCTATGACGACACAATATCTTTTCGTCACTGCAACTTTACCATTGGATATCTACAACAAGCTAGTGCAAGTGTTTCCTGATTGTGAAGCGGTCATGGGACCTGGCATGCACCGTACAAGCTCTGGCCTTGAGGAG GCTCTTGTAGATTGCAGTGGAGATGATGGAGAGGAGAAAACTCCAGAAACTGCCTTTCTGAATAAAAAATCTGCGCTGCTGCAGATTGTAGAGGAAACACCGGTTCCGAAAACTATTATCTTTTGCAATAAG ATAGAGACATGTAGAAAAGTTGAGAATGTATTGAAACGCATTGATAGGAAAGGACTTCGTCTCCGAGTCTTGCCATTCCATGCGGCTGTGGCACAGGAATTACGTCTCGCAAATATGAAGGAGTTTCTCAGTTCGCAGTCCAAAGATTGTATGTTCCTGATTTGCACTGACAG AGCATCACGAGGGATAGACTTTGCCAACGTGGATCACGTGGTGCTCTTTGATTTTCCTCGGGATCCAAGTGAGTACGTCCGTCGTGTTGGAAGAACTGCCAGAGGTGCTGGCGGCAAGGGAAGGGCATTTGCATTTGTGGTTGGTAAGCAGGTTTCCTTGGCTCGGAGGATAATGGAAAGAAATCAAAAGGGCCATCCGCTGCATGATGTGCCTGCTGCATATGAACTGGTGAACTCCACACTGTAA
- the LOC131224692 gene encoding ferredoxin C 2, chloroplastic: MELASSWSYLCSSSHKKSKGLQLQKKNQNTACSLRIGTIKAELGTAAPISDPNPFSPSIPQTPIHSVTVHDRQRGVSHSFLVPEDQYILHTAEAQNISLPFACRHGCCTSCAVRVKSGEIRQPEALGISAELKSKGYALLCVGFPSSDIEVETQDEDEVYWLQFGRYFARGPVERDDYALELAMGDE; encoded by the exons ATGGAATTAGCTAGCAGCTGGTCTTATTTGTGCTCTTCTTCTCATAAAAAAAGCAAGGGATTGCAGCTGCAGAAGAAGAACCAAAACACAGCATGCTCTCTCCGAATCGGAACCATAAAAGCAGAGCTTGGAACGGCTGCTCCAATCTCCGATCCTAATCCTTTTTCTCCTTCAATTCCCCAAACTCCCATTCACAGCGTCACCGTTCACGACCGACAGCGAGGTGTCTCTCATAGCTTCCTCGTTcctgag GATCAATACATCTTACACACTGCAGAAGCTCAGAACATATCCCTGCCATTTGCTTGTAGGCATG GTTGCTGTACTAGCTGTGCTGTTCGAGTGAAATCTGGAGAAATAAGACAGCCTGAGGCCCTTGGAATATCAGCTGAACTTAAATCTAAG GGCTACGCTCTTCTGTGTGTGGGCTTCCCATCTTCTGATATTGAAGTTGAAACTCAAGATGAGGATGAG GTATATTGGCTTCAATTTGGAAGATATTTCGCCCGAGGACCTGTT GAAAGGGATGACTATGCGCTGGAACTGGCTATGGGTGATGAATAA